The genomic window GCACTTCCCGATCGATGTATGCCATGGTACTCCGCTTTCGCTCCCGATGCTTCAAGCCGCGACGCGCCGCTTCCTCAGTGTCCGTCGAACGCCTGGCCCTGAACGTTCAGATAGGCCACGGCATTCTTGATCCCGGCCAGGGTCAGATCCTCCATCCGGAAGATCTTCCCGATCCGGGCGATGGTGACGCTTTCATACTCCCAACGCTCCCGGGCGATGGGATTGAGCCACACGCTCGCGGGGAACGCGCTGCGCAGCTCCTTCAACCATTCCCAGCCGGGCCTTCGCTCCGTGGTGAACACGTCGATGGAACCGTAGGACGCGCTCAATTCATAAGGGGCCATGTTGGCGTCCCCTATGATCACCAGGCGAGTGCTCCTGCTTTCCGACAACAACTTCTCCCACCGGATCGGGACGGTCCGCGGCGCGTCCCGGTAGACCGTGCCGTAGATGCAGTTGTGAAAATAGTAGTAGGCGACGTCGCGGAAGGAATCCCGGATCTTGTTGAAGACGGTCTTCACGAGCGACACGTGCGGCATCATGGAATAGCCGCCGTTGTCGAGCAGGACGATGAGCCTCAACCGGTTGCGCAGCTCGCGCCGGAAGATCAGCTCGATTTCGCCGGCGTTCTTGGCGGTGCGGGCGATGGTTTCGTCGATGTCCAGCTCGGTTTCCGCCCCGGCGGGTCTCATGGATTTGAGCGAAGTGAGCGCCTGGCGGAGGTTTTCCGTGGAAAGAACGGATTTGTCGCTGTAGTTGATGTGCCTCCGGTCGCCGATCACCTTCTGGGCCGTCCCGTAGAGACCCCGGCCGTGGACCCGGATGCCGCCCGCGTGTCTGCCGCCGTGACCGAAGGGCGACCCGCCGCCCGTGCCGACCCAGCGGTTGCCGCCCCGATGCTTGCCCTGCTGGGCCAGAACGGTTTCCCAGAAACGGGCCAGAAGCTCCTCCGTGTCGAACTGCCGGATCATCTCGGGAGTCAGCCGGCCGCTCTCGATCTCCTCCTCCAGCCAGTCCCGGAAAGGTTTCCCGGCAAACAATTCCTCCCAGTCGGTGGCGCCCGCTCCGGACGGCGCCGCGCCCATGAAGTATGACGCGAACACCTGTTCGAAGGCGTCGTAGTGTTCCACGCGCTTTACGAAATAGAGACGCGCCACGAGGAACAGCCGGTCGAGGTTCGACGCCAGCCCTCGCTGAAGGGCCTGGTAGAATTCGATGATGTATTGCACGCTCACCGGGATTCCGGCTTCGCGCAACCGATAGATGAACCCGATCATGCCGTGACCTCGAGAGCGGCCCGTCGCCGCCGGTCCGCTCAGAAACGCGTCGCCTTGCGCACGCCCTTGAATTTCAGCAGGTCCTGGGTGCGCTTGAGCAGGGTGCCGATGTGGCTCACCTCGCGGCCCGCGCCCGGACCGCCCACGCCGTCGGAGGCCAGGGCTCCGATCCAGTCGAGCAGCTCGGCCGTTGCCGGCGGCTTTTCGTAACCCTGCTCACGCAGCCGGTAGAACGTGGTGAGGCACGCACTGACGAAGGCATCCGGGAGATCGGGAAAGTGCAGCCGCACGATCACCGCCATCTCGTCGGGGGGCGGAAACGGGATGTAATGACAGAAACAGCGCCGCAGAAACGGATCGGACAACTCCCGCTTGGCATTGCTGGTGATGATGATGACCGGTTTCTGCCGGGCCGTCACCTTGTGGTTGATTTCGCGGATGATGAACGAGCCGTCCTCGAGGACGTCGAGCAGGTTGTCCTGGGTATCGGAGTCGGTCTTGTCGATCTCGTCGAGCAGGAGCACCCGGCGGTCTTCGGCCAGGAAGGCGCGGCCGATGGGGCCGAACCGAAGGTAGTCCCAGATGTCGTTGACGTCGCGGCCGGTTTCGCCGCTGCCGAACCGGGAATCGTTGAGCCGCAGCACCGTGTCGTATACGTAGCACAGCTCCTCGCC from Syntrophobacter fumaroxidans MPOB includes these protein-coding regions:
- a CDS encoding AAA family ATPase, whose protein sequence is MLHDALAGWRNDVIPEHAPQGEKGMRFEGTERYYLNPELREIVNIAITMEKPLLLTGEAGTGKTQLAFEVSRALELAMEEARCKSTFKGEELCYVYDTVLRLNDSRFGSGETGRDVNDIWDYLRFGPIGRAFLAEDRRVLLLDEIDKTDSDTQDNLLDVLEDGSFIIREINHKVTARQKPVIIITSNAKRELSDPFLRRCFCHYIPFPPPDEMAVIVRLHFPDLPDAFVSACLTTFYRLREQGYEKPPATAELLDWIGALASDGVGGPGAGREVSHIGTLLKRTQDLLKFKGVRKATRF